A genomic window from Lotus japonicus ecotype B-129 chromosome 1, LjGifu_v1.2 includes:
- the LOC130729416 gene encoding cytochrome b561 and DOMON domain-containing protein At3g25290-like codes for MASPLILFLLLSLFAVTCSSLRCTTQMLKLNQVYPNCADLPTLDSFLHWDYNNLNNSLTVAFEAAPPNPGGWVSWGINPTGDGMVGAQVLVAFKDNNTGVVTVKTFDLKSYHEIIPGKLSFDVWDMRAEEVGGVVRIFATVKVPEHAMAVNHVWMVGPSVTAGRIGKHEFDPPHLNSKGRLSFSGGHGSGDAAAGTVDFTTRRKNIHGILNAVSWGFLFPLGVIIARYMRVFPSADPAWFYLHVGCQLSAYVIGVAGWGTGMKLGSKSGENPFSGHRNIGIALFCLATIQIFALFIRPNKDHKFRYLWNIFHHSFGYTIIVLGIVNIFRGFFILQPDEKYRAIYLDVLLILGALVLVLEVLTWIVVLKRKYCSKSNTYDGYNNNGQSRQP; via the exons ATGGCTTCACCTTTGATACTTTTCCTTCTCCTCTCGCTGTTTGCTGTCACATGTTCATCCCTCAGGTGCACCACGCAGATGCTGAAGTTGAACCAGGTCTACCCCAACTGCGCGGACCTGCCCACACTCGATTCCTTCCTCCATTGGGACTACAACAATTTAAACAACTCCCTCACGGTGGCGTTCGAAGCGGCGCCGCCAAACCCCGGCGGGTGGGTGTCATGGGGGATAAACCCAACAGGGGACGGCATGGTGGGGGCGCAGGTGCTGGTGGCGTTCAAGGACAACAACACCGGCGTCGTGACGGTGAAGACTTTCGACCTGAAATCCTACCACGAGATCATTCCGGGGAAGCTGTCGTTCGACGTGTGGGACATGAGGGCGGAGGAGGTCGGCGGGGTGGTGAGGATTTTCGCCACCGTGAAGGTGCCGGAGCATGCTATGGCGGTGAACCATGTGTGGATGGTGGGGCCATCTGTAACGGCTGGAAGGATTGGGAAGCATGAGTTTGATCCGCCGCATTTGAATTCTAAAGGGAGGCTCAGCTTCTCTGGAGGGCATGGTTCTGGTGATGCTGCTGCTGGTACCGTGGATTTTACCACCAGGAGGAAAAAT ATACATGGAATACTGAATGCAGTGAGTTGGGGTTTTCTCTTTCCCCTTGGAGTTATCATAGCAAGGTACATGAGGGTTTTCCCATCTGCAGACCCAGCTTGGTTCTATCTTCATGTTGGTTGCCAACTATCTGCTTATGTCATTGGTGTTGCTGGCTGGGGAACTGGGATGAAACTGGGAAGCAAATCAGGAGAGAATCCATTCAGCGGTCATCGCAACATCGGAATCGCCCTCTTTTGTCTCGCCACAATCCAG ATTTTCGCATTGTTCATAAGGCCAAACAAGGATCACAAGTTTAGATACTTGTGGAATATCTTTCACCATAGCTTTGGATACACTATAATTGTCCTGGGAATTGTGAACATATTCAGGGGCTTCTTCATCTTGCAACCTGATGAGAAATACAGAGCAATATACCTCGATGTGCTTCTCATATTGGGTGCACTTGTCTTGGTTTTGGAAGTTCTGACATGGATTGTTGTGTTAAAGAGAAAATATTGTAGCAAGTCCAATACTTACGACGGATACAACAACAATGGACAGAGCAGGCAACCTTAA
- the LOC130719785 gene encoding uncharacterized protein LOC130719785 has product MEANSKYPEGRGLKYAEFPASFVYDKKEKKWSPRKQGFSIGRINFVPPGCGELYYLRMLLNVQRGCTSFEDLRSVDNRVYDTFREACIALNLLKDDREYIDGILDVSTLASGSYMRGLFVSYLLGNSMADPLHVWMKTWSILADGIVHDIRRTHNNLDLVIDEEHLKQLCLMEIEKVLIVNGKSLKDFHNMPCVDSSILTQYGNILLLNELNFDTIEMSKLHVECFSMLNSGQAKIYEEIMSAVNSDDGGFFFVYGYGGTGKTFLWKTLSYKLRSKKKIILNVASSGIASLLLLGGRTAHSLFCIPLNVNEDSCCGIVQGSPKAELLQLTSLIIWDEAPMVSRYAFEALDRTLRDIMRFCNPDSFDKPFGGKVVVLGGDFRQILPVIPKGSRAEIVTATINSSRLWRFCKVLTLTENMRLFSNLVTPDVEEIKVFAKWVLDVGDGILGYYNDGDSDIKVLDETLVPQSSNPVADIVRAIYPNIMDKVGCVDYYEDKAILAPTLDAVDSINQYVLSLFPGKEKIYLSSDTVWSVREEIGIEADWVTTEFLNDIRCFGIPDYRLVLKEGVPVMLMRNLDISTGLCNGTRFVITHLRPNVVGGIVISGTHIGRKVFIGRMNLMPTNENMPIKFQRRQFPLLLSFAMTIKKSQGQTLSHVGIYLPNPVFSHGQLYVAISRVKTRAGLKILICNEDISQINVTKNIVFNEVFQKIYSS; this is encoded by the exons ATGGAGGCCAATTCTAAATATCCAGAGGGTAGAGGACTAAAGTATGCTGAATTTCCTGCATCATTTGTGTATGAtaagaaagagaagaaatggAGTCCTCGGAAACAAGGATTTTCTATTGGGCGCATTAACTTTGTTCCACCTGGATGTGGAGAGTTGTATTACTTGAGGATGTTGTTGAATGTTCAAAGAGGATGTACCAGTTTTGAAGATTTGAGATCTGTTGACAATCGTGTATATGATACTTTTAGGGAGGCATGTATTGCATTGAATTTACTTAAGGATGATCGTGAATATATAGATGGTATACTTGATGTGTCCACACTTGCTTCTGGTTCATACATGAGGGGATTGTTTGTTTCATATCTATTGGGAAATTCTATGGCAGATCCCTTGCATGTTTGGATGAAGACTTGGTCAATTTTAGCTGATGGAATTGTGCATGATATACGAAGAACTCACAATAATTTAG atttggttattgatgaagaacatcTAAAGCAATTATGTTTGATGGAGATAGAGAAGGTATTGATTGTGAATGGAAAATCCCTCAAAGATTTCCACAATATGCCATGTGTTGACTCCAGTATTTTGACACAATATGGTAATATTTTGCTATTGAATGAGCTTAACTTTGATACCATTGAGATGAGCAAATTACATGTTGAATGCTTTAGTATGTTGAATTCTGGCCAAGCTAAGATATATGAGGAGATTATGTCGGCAGTTAATAGTGATGATGGTGGATTTTTCTTCGTTTATGGATATGGTGGAACAGGCAAGACTTTCCTTTGGAAAACATTGAGTTACAAATTAAGAtctaagaaaaaaattatcttaaatGTAGCTTCAAGTGGTATAGCGTCACTTCTACTTCTTGGTGGTCGAACTGCACATTCTCTATTTTGTATTCCACTTAATGTGAATGAGGATTCATGTTGTGGGATTGTGCAAGGAAGTCCTAAAGCTGAGCTTCTTCAATTAACCAGTCTCATTATTTGGGATGAAGCACCAATGGTTAGTCGATATGCTTTTGAGGCGTTGGATAGAACATTGAGAGACATCATGAGGTTCTGTAACCCAGATAGTTTTGATAAACCATTTGGTGGCAAGGTTGTTGTTTTGGGTGGTGATTTCCGGCAAATTTTACCGGTTATCCCTAAGGGGAGTAGAGCTGAGATAGTTACGGCTACCATTAACTCGTCTCGATTATGGAGGTTTTGTAAAGTTCTGACTTTGACTGAAAATATGCGTTTGTTTTCTAACTTAGTGACCCCAGATGTTGAGGAAATTAAAGTTTTTGCGAAGTGGGTTCTCGATGTTGGTGATGGAATTCTAGGATATTATAATGATGGTGATTCTGATATTAAAGTTCTTGATGAGACTTTGGTTCCACAATCGTCTAATCCCGTAGCAGATATTGTTCGAGCTATTTACCCTAATATTATGGACAAAGTTGGTTGTGTCGATTATTATGAAGACAAGGCTATTCTTGCTCCAACATTGGATGCTGTTGATTCGATCAACCAATATGTGTTGTCACTATTCCCCGGTAAGGAAAAGATTTACTTAAGCTCTGATACAGTGTGGAGTGTGAGGGAAGAGATTGGTATTGAGGCTGATTGGGTAACAACTGAATTTTTGAATGACATTAGATGTTTTGGTATTCCTGATTACCGATTAGTATTGAAAGAGGGTGTTCCTGTTATGCTCATGCGTAATCTAGACATTTCAACAGGTCTTTGCAATGGAACGAGGTTTGTTATTACTCATCTCCGTCCAAATGTTGTTGGTGGTATTGTCATCTCGGGCACCCATATTGGTAGGAAGGTCTTTATTGGTAGAATGAATTTAATGCCAACTAATGAGAACATGCCAATTAAGTTCCAAAGAAGACAATTTCCGTTACTACTTTCATTTGCAATGACTATTAAGAAAAGTCAAGGTCAAACACTATCACATGTTGGCATTTACTTACCAAATCCCGTCTTTTCACATGGCCAATTGTATGTTGCTATATCTCGAGTAAAGACAAGAGCTGGATTGAAGATACTTATATGTAATGAAGATATAAGTCAAATAAATGTTACGAAGAACATTGTCTTCAATGAGGTTTTCCAAAAAATTTACTCTTCTTAA